A part of Thiomicrorhabdus sediminis genomic DNA contains:
- the luxS gene encoding S-ribosylhomocysteine lyase — MPLLDSFTVDHTIMKAPAVRVAKTMTSPSGDTITVFDLRFNKPNESMMGEKGIHTLEHLFAGFMRDHLNGDKVEIIDISPMGCRTGFYMSLLGSPDEQQVADAWLASMKDVLAVERMEDIPELNEYQCGTFMMHSLEEAKQIANDIISHGIGVNKNQELALSQNKLEELGNHA, encoded by the coding sequence ATGCCTTTACTAGACAGCTTTACCGTAGACCACACCATTATGAAAGCGCCAGCTGTGCGTGTTGCCAAAACCATGACGTCGCCATCAGGCGACACCATTACCGTATTTGATTTGCGTTTTAATAAACCGAATGAATCGATGATGGGCGAAAAAGGCATTCATACACTGGAACACCTGTTTGCCGGTTTTATGCGTGACCACCTGAATGGTGACAAGGTCGAAATCATCGATATTTCACCAATGGGCTGCCGCACCGGTTTCTATATGAGCTTGCTGGGTTCACCTGACGAGCAGCAAGTCGCCGATGCCTGGTTGGCATCAATGAAAGATGTATTAGCGGTTGAGCGAATGGAAGACATTCCAGAGTTGAACGAATACCAGTGCGGAACCTTTATGATGCACTCACTGGAAGAAGCGAAACAAATTGCCAACGACATTATCAGCCACGGTATCGGCGTTAATAAAAACCAGGAATTGGCGCTTTCGCAAAATAAACTGGAAGAACTAGGCAACCACGCTTAA
- the mtnN gene encoding 5'-methylthioadenosine/S-adenosylhomocysteine nucleosidase, with protein sequence MSKIAIIGAMDEEVTLLRSKLENMQTELHAGFEYYSGTLHDHQVVLLRSGIGKVNAAISTTLLLQVFQPDYVINTGSAGGFHTDLEIGDIVISSSVCHHDVDVTPFGYDLGQIPGLPTCFLPDSKLVEAAQQSIEALQEVAHMHGLIATGDRFMHDPDDVNKTRDSFPEMIACEMEAAAVAQVCHTFDKPFVIIRSLSDIAGKENAVSFEKYLEQAATHSAKVIMEMLNRI encoded by the coding sequence ATGAGCAAAATTGCCATTATCGGCGCAATGGATGAAGAAGTAACCCTTCTGCGCAGCAAATTAGAGAATATGCAAACCGAGCTTCATGCCGGTTTTGAGTACTACAGCGGCACTCTGCACGATCACCAGGTCGTATTACTGCGCTCAGGTATCGGTAAGGTCAATGCGGCAATCAGCACGACCTTGCTATTACAGGTTTTCCAGCCCGATTATGTGATCAATACCGGTTCTGCGGGCGGCTTTCATACCGACTTGGAAATTGGTGATATCGTGATCAGCAGCTCGGTATGCCATCACGATGTCGATGTCACTCCATTCGGCTATGACCTGGGACAGATCCCTGGTTTACCGACCTGCTTCCTACCGGACAGCAAACTTGTAGAGGCGGCTCAACAGAGCATTGAAGCCTTGCAAGAAGTCGCGCACATGCATGGTTTGATTGCTACCGGTGATCGCTTCATGCATGACCCGGATGATGTCAATAAAACCCGTGACAGTTTCCCGGAAATGATTGCCTGTGAAATGGAGGCGGCTGCGGTAGCGCAAGTCTGTCATACCTTTGACAAACCGTTTGTCATTATCCGCTCATTATCTGATATTGCCGGTAAAGAAAATGCCGTCAGTTTTGAAAAATACCTTGAGCAGGCAGCGACCCATTCCGCCAAAGTCATTATGGAAATGCTGAATCGCATCTAA
- a CDS encoding DUF2238 domain-containing protein translates to MNSKQHSSILSLSMINWLWLIIFFSVFSWSAYKPFDGYTWFLEVLPAIIALFLLVLSRKKFPLTPLLYLFILLHCIVLMIGGHYTYAEVPLFDDIAIWMGSERNNYDKLGHFFQGLVPAMLAIEILIRLEVVKSAAWIRFFSVCIALAISAFYELIEWWVALLSEQAAESFLGTQGYVWDTQSDMAMALFGAMVAIILFYQPIIRQIQQLKRGDLAER, encoded by the coding sequence ATGAATTCAAAACAACACAGTTCAATTCTTTCTTTATCCATGATCAACTGGTTGTGGTTAATTATCTTTTTCAGCGTATTTAGCTGGTCGGCATATAAGCCTTTTGATGGCTATACGTGGTTTTTAGAGGTTTTGCCGGCAATTATCGCCCTGTTCCTGCTTGTTTTAAGCCGAAAAAAGTTTCCGTTAACGCCATTGTTATATCTGTTTATTTTATTGCACTGCATTGTCTTGATGATTGGTGGTCATTACACCTATGCAGAGGTGCCTTTATTTGATGACATCGCTATATGGATGGGCTCCGAGCGTAATAACTACGACAAGCTCGGTCATTTCTTCCAGGGGCTTGTGCCGGCCATGTTGGCGATAGAAATACTGATTCGTCTGGAAGTGGTCAAGAGTGCCGCTTGGATTCGTTTTTTCAGTGTTTGTATTGCCCTGGCAATTAGTGCTTTTTATGAATTAATCGAATGGTGGGTTGCTTTGTTATCCGAGCAGGCGGCGGAGTCTTTTTTGGGAACCCAAGGCTATGTCTGGGATACCCAGTCGGATATGGCAATGGCGTTATTCGGCGCTATGGTCGCCATTATCTTGTTCTACCAGCCGATTATTCGACAAATTCAGCAATTAAAGCGAGGTGATCTGGCCGAGCGTTAA
- a CDS encoding putative bifunctional diguanylate cyclase/phosphodiesterase: MLELSNPVKTERQSASDVARLLESEQTRSLSSWQRHQRPQGFSVKNLMRGLQNRFSHTGDLDEQIQSLVEQQVQQRTRELFRQANYDALTHLPNRAYFHNTLEKLVINARNESAEFSLLFLDLDGFKLVNDQCGHQIGDELLRNVGARLISAVREGDIVSRLGGDEFVILLADVEDRELVESICQRIIDEVGRPYLLSGKDVEVSTSIGVARYPGDGVTSAELIENADKALYDSKHRGRKTFRFYSDLGAVPAKSAQVLELEQAVSDNQIELLFEPQIDLHGNKVVGASVTAYWRNSELDNPRLNCWTAELEQSNAHYGLGLWLLDSGLFYLQQWSKGRDALMVSVPVVKALWQENDLLELMNQRLEKFKLSPAQIQLEFSALELNSDQQLIKVLMQLSHAGFQITLTDIASSPIDIALLAQLNVQELKLDVAHAQSKWLSALVMMAKSLDICVIANGLEDAQQLHMVQQAGCAMGQGEYWGKPVNSEAFAEMIA; this comes from the coding sequence ATGTTAGAACTTAGCAATCCAGTCAAAACGGAACGTCAGTCGGCAAGTGATGTGGCGCGTTTGCTTGAATCCGAGCAGACGCGTTCATTAAGCAGTTGGCAGCGTCATCAAAGACCACAGGGCTTTAGCGTTAAAAATTTAATGCGTGGACTGCAAAACCGCTTTTCGCACACCGGTGATTTGGACGAACAAATCCAAAGCTTGGTCGAGCAGCAGGTGCAGCAGCGTACTCGTGAACTGTTTCGTCAGGCAAACTACGATGCTTTAACGCATTTGCCTAACCGCGCCTATTTTCATAACACCTTGGAAAAGTTGGTTATCAATGCCCGGAATGAGAGTGCCGAGTTTAGTCTGTTGTTTTTGGATTTAGACGGTTTTAAGTTGGTCAATGACCAATGCGGTCATCAAATCGGTGATGAATTATTAAGGAATGTCGGAGCGCGTTTAATTTCTGCGGTTCGTGAAGGTGATATTGTCAGTCGCTTAGGCGGCGACGAGTTCGTGATTCTATTGGCCGATGTAGAAGACCGCGAATTGGTGGAAAGTATTTGCCAACGCATTATTGATGAAGTCGGCCGTCCTTACTTATTATCAGGTAAGGATGTCGAGGTTTCTACCAGTATCGGCGTGGCTCGTTATCCGGGCGATGGGGTCACGTCTGCTGAATTAATCGAGAATGCCGATAAGGCGCTTTATGATTCAAAACATCGTGGCCGCAAGACCTTCCGTTTCTATAGTGACTTGGGGGCGGTTCCCGCAAAAAGCGCGCAAGTGTTAGAGCTTGAGCAGGCGGTTAGCGATAATCAGATAGAGCTGTTATTTGAACCGCAGATTGATTTGCATGGCAACAAAGTCGTTGGTGCCAGCGTAACCGCTTATTGGCGAAATAGTGAGTTGGACAATCCTCGTCTTAATTGCTGGACAGCCGAGTTGGAACAATCCAATGCACATTATGGCTTGGGGCTTTGGTTATTGGATTCTGGCCTGTTCTATCTTCAGCAGTGGTCAAAAGGCCGAGATGCTTTGATGGTATCGGTACCGGTGGTAAAGGCGTTATGGCAAGAAAACGATTTACTTGAATTAATGAATCAACGCCTTGAGAAGTTCAAGTTATCCCCGGCACAGATCCAACTCGAGTTTTCAGCGCTGGAGCTAAACAGTGACCAACAATTGATTAAGGTGTTGATGCAGTTGAGTCATGCAGGTTTTCAAATTACGTTGACGGATATTGCTTCGTCACCGATTGATATCGCTTTATTGGCTCAGCTCAATGTACAAGAGCTTAAGTTGGATGTGGCGCATGCGCAATCGAAATGGTTGAGTGCTTTGGTAATGATGGCTAAAAGTTTGGATATCTGTGTTATTGCCAATGGTTTGGAGGATGCCCAGCAGTTGCACATGGTTCAGCAGGCCGGCTGCGCCATGGGACAAGGTGAATATTGGGGTAAGCCGGTAAATAGTGAAGCATTTGCCGAGATGATTGCTTAA
- the purT gene encoding formate-dependent phosphoribosylglycinamide formyltransferase: MSVIGTPFSPTAVRVLLCGAGELGKEVAIELQRFGVEVIAADRYANAPAMQVADRSHVIDMLDGEDLRRIIELEKPHMVVPEIEAIATDTLVAMEQEGIKVIPTARATKLTMNREGIRRLAAEELGLPTSAYEFADQFDDFAAAVERIGMPCVVKPIMSSSGKGQSVIKSAADIESAWQYAQEGGRAGKGRVIIEGFVDFDYEITLLTVRHRDGISFCSPIGHYQEDGDYRQSWQPAAMTETALKSSQEIAEKVTMNLCGEQGRGIFGVELFVKGDNVYFSEVSPRPHDTGLVTLLSQDLSEFALHVRAILDLPIPNIVQHGPCASSVILPTGTSMQTSFSNLSEALAEPDTQIKLFGKPDISGRRRMGVAIARAETVEQALEKAKKAANAVQVSF; encoded by the coding sequence ATGTCTGTTATTGGTACCCCATTTTCCCCTACAGCGGTTCGTGTTTTATTGTGTGGTGCCGGAGAACTCGGTAAAGAAGTCGCAATTGAATTACAACGTTTTGGTGTTGAAGTCATTGCTGCCGATCGCTACGCCAATGCCCCAGCCATGCAGGTTGCAGACCGCAGCCATGTTATTGATATGCTTGACGGAGAGGATTTAAGACGCATTATCGAATTGGAAAAACCGCATATGGTGGTGCCGGAAATAGAAGCCATTGCCACAGACACCTTGGTCGCCATGGAACAAGAAGGCATCAAGGTGATTCCCACCGCACGTGCCACTAAATTGACAATGAACCGTGAAGGTATTCGCCGTCTTGCCGCTGAGGAACTCGGCCTACCAACATCCGCCTATGAATTTGCTGACCAGTTTGACGACTTTGCTGCCGCCGTGGAACGTATCGGCATGCCCTGCGTTGTTAAACCGATTATGAGCTCTTCGGGAAAAGGTCAAAGCGTCATTAAAAGCGCAGCCGACATTGAAAGTGCATGGCAATATGCGCAAGAAGGCGGGCGCGCTGGAAAAGGCCGCGTGATTATCGAAGGTTTTGTCGATTTTGATTATGAAATCACCTTATTGACAGTTCGCCACCGTGACGGCATTAGCTTCTGCTCACCGATTGGCCATTACCAGGAAGACGGTGACTACCGTCAATCATGGCAACCTGCAGCAATGACCGAAACCGCATTAAAAAGCTCACAGGAAATTGCTGAAAAAGTCACCATGAACCTATGTGGTGAACAAGGACGCGGCATTTTCGGTGTTGAACTCTTTGTCAAAGGAGACAATGTCTATTTCAGCGAAGTTTCGCCTCGCCCACACGATACCGGCCTGGTGACTTTATTATCGCAAGATCTATCCGAGTTCGCGCTGCATGTCAGGGCGATTCTTGATTTGCCGATTCCAAACATTGTGCAGCATGGACCTTGTGCTTCAAGCGTTATTTTGCCGACCGGCACCTCCATGCAAACCAGCTTTAGCAATCTGTCAGAAGCGCTGGCAGAACCGGATACACAAATCAAACTTTTCGGTAAACCGGATATTTCCGGGCGCCGCCGCATGGGGGTTGCCATTGCTCGCGCAGAAACCGTTGAACAAGCGCTTGAAAAAGCCAAAAAAGCCGCTAATGCGGTTCAGGTCAGTTTTTAA
- the fliS gene encoding flagellar export chaperone FliS, with protein MTLNNTTAESVKAPILEEYHRNQEMESHLKENPYKTVLLLLQGAVDKGNLAKVCHQSQALVEKGFHLGRMTTILDALRDRLHLSENAPIAFDLDELYRYADQSIQEAVFEKNTFYLDSAIEILTELRDAWLTMMKQAGELSDND; from the coding sequence ATGACTTTGAATAACACAACAGCTGAATCAGTAAAGGCACCAATTCTTGAAGAATATCATCGCAACCAGGAAATGGAATCTCACCTAAAAGAAAACCCATATAAAACTGTTTTATTGCTATTGCAAGGAGCGGTCGATAAAGGTAACTTGGCAAAGGTTTGCCATCAAAGCCAGGCACTGGTGGAAAAGGGCTTCCACCTAGGCCGTATGACTACTATTCTGGATGCATTACGTGACCGTTTACACCTGTCTGAAAATGCGCCGATCGCGTTCGATTTGGATGAACTGTATCGTTATGCCGATCAAAGCATTCAAGAAGCGGTTTTTGAAAAAAACACCTTTTATCTAGATAGCGCAATCGAAATTCTTACCGAACTGCGCGACGCTTGGCTGACTATGATGAAGCAGGCCGGAGAATTAAGCGATAACGACTAA
- the rpoH gene encoding RNA polymerase sigma factor RpoH: MMSKKINQQVKASQSLPALASNPANLIPGQNLETYLQTIQAITPLNAEEERTLAEKLYYEKDVEAARHLILASLRYVVPVARSYKGYGLPLGDIIQEGNIGLMKAVKRFDPAENVRLMTFAVHWIRAEINEYVIRNWRIVKTATTKAQRKLFFKLRSTKRALEWFSDKDADQVAQELGVSKKDVLEMETRLYGKDLPVDMREEDDNENTTFPVLISTEADPETAILQQDHADYELTRMQNALATLDDRSRSILQQRWLSEKKVGLKELSQQFGVSMERIRQIEQQALNKLKGQLTA, from the coding sequence ATGATGTCAAAAAAGATCAATCAACAAGTCAAAGCCTCTCAAAGTTTGCCAGCATTAGCCAGCAACCCGGCTAATCTGATTCCTGGGCAGAATTTAGAGACTTATCTGCAAACCATACAAGCGATTACGCCACTTAACGCGGAAGAAGAACGCACCTTGGCGGAAAAGCTTTATTATGAAAAAGATGTTGAAGCCGCTCGCCATTTGATTCTTGCTTCTTTACGTTATGTAGTGCCGGTAGCACGATCTTATAAGGGCTACGGCTTGCCGCTCGGAGATATTATCCAAGAGGGTAATATCGGCCTAATGAAAGCGGTTAAGCGCTTTGATCCCGCAGAAAATGTACGCTTAATGACTTTTGCCGTACATTGGATTCGCGCCGAAATCAATGAGTATGTCATTCGTAACTGGCGTATTGTCAAAACCGCAACCACCAAAGCACAACGCAAACTGTTTTTTAAACTGCGCAGCACTAAGCGCGCGTTAGAATGGTTTAGCGATAAAGACGCCGATCAGGTTGCGCAAGAATTGGGTGTAAGCAAAAAAGACGTTCTGGAAATGGAAACACGTCTTTATGGTAAAGACCTGCCGGTTGATATGCGCGAAGAAGACGACAATGAAAATACCACCTTCCCGGTATTGATCTCGACGGAAGCTGATCCGGAAACCGCTATCCTGCAACAGGATCATGCCGATTATGAGCTAACTCGCATGCAAAATGCTCTGGCAACCTTGGATGATCGTAGCCGCAGCATTCTACAGCAACGCTGGCTAAGTGAGAAAAAAGTCGGTTTAAAAGAACTTTCTCAGCAATTTGGCGTCTCAATGGAGCGTATTCGCCAAATCGAGCAACAGGCACTGAATAAGCTTAAAGGCCAACTTACGGCATAA
- a CDS encoding HD-GYP domain-containing protein: MIRRFQTVSEELFQLHDDIREQWPSIARIAVALYDEQTDKLHTFVKSSPDMNLLNHYSVPLAQVPSLLKLADSGECRVLQNMSTIREGYSEHSKVVAKHFKASYTEPFYMGNKLLGFVFFDADEENYFTESLVRHLHSYSRLIESLIISETLPVMALIGMVNTTKDIANIRDSETGKHLIRVARYTQLIATELADKFDLTDEYIEYMTRYAPLHDIGKVAIPDRILLKPGKLNDEEYRLMQTHVVEGLNMLDHIINNFNFLNLRHVDLLRDVISAHHERWNGSGYPNGLSGEEIPLAGRIVTVADVFDALASDRIYRAALPVDDVFEYLQDQKGIAFDPQCVDAFLNNKDRVLEIKEEFKEDFDYSQVEAVSL, encoded by the coding sequence ATGATAAGACGTTTTCAGACGGTTAGCGAAGAGTTGTTTCAGCTTCATGACGATATTAGAGAGCAATGGCCGAGCATCGCCAGAATTGCCGTAGCGCTTTATGATGAGCAGACCGATAAGTTACATACTTTTGTCAAATCGTCTCCCGATATGAATCTGCTTAATCATTATTCTGTTCCCCTCGCCCAAGTGCCGTCTTTGCTCAAGCTTGCCGATAGCGGTGAATGCAGGGTTTTGCAAAATATGTCAACGATACGGGAAGGTTATAGCGAACATTCCAAGGTTGTTGCCAAACATTTTAAGGCCAGCTATACAGAACCTTTCTATATGGGCAATAAGCTGCTTGGCTTTGTGTTTTTTGATGCCGACGAAGAAAATTATTTCACTGAATCCCTGGTTCGTCATCTGCATTCGTATTCGCGCTTGATTGAATCGCTGATTATTTCTGAGACTTTGCCAGTTATGGCATTAATCGGAATGGTGAATACCACCAAGGATATTGCCAATATCCGCGATTCGGAAACCGGCAAGCATCTTATTCGTGTGGCACGTTATACGCAGTTGATTGCCACGGAACTGGCCGATAAATTCGATTTAACCGATGAATATATCGAATATATGACGCGTTATGCTCCTCTGCATGATATAGGCAAAGTGGCAATTCCCGACAGGATTCTACTCAAACCCGGGAAGCTTAATGACGAAGAATATCGTTTGATGCAGACCCATGTGGTTGAAGGTTTGAATATGCTCGATCACATTATCAATAATTTCAATTTTCTCAATCTGCGTCATGTCGATTTATTAAGAGATGTGATTTCTGCTCATCATGAACGTTGGAATGGGTCTGGATACCCCAATGGCTTGTCCGGAGAGGAGATTCCTTTAGCAGGAAGGATCGTCACCGTTGCCGACGTATTCGACGCTTTAGCGTCAGACCGAATTTATCGTGCTGCGTTGCCTGTTGATGACGTATTTGAGTATTTACAGGATCAAAAAGGCATCGCATTCGACCCACAATGTGTTGATGCGTTCTTGAACAACAAGGATCGGGTGCTGGAGATCAAAGAGGAGTTCAAAGAGGATTTCGACTACAGTCAAGTCGAAGCGGTTAGCCTATAA
- a CDS encoding D-hexose-6-phosphate mutarotase, which yields MSQIYSQLKEIEGVALNQEHGIEIIEIDNDFAKAVITTHGASVLSYAPHGQHELLWVSGEAVFDGSKPVRGGIPVCWPWFGQARDSSLPAHGFVRNMTWQLETVQTLDTGETRISLVCHSSEETLAIWPHKFSLMLTIEIGPTLILTLTTHNLSDQTLSITEAFHTYFNLAPEGLEIRGIEGSTHLNKLVEDSSAELQARPLVLTPPRDSVFLNQTGNVFLVDNDNKRQIKIAKRNASSSVVWNPGADIVKGFADIHNDAWTQFVCVESGNVLDNFITVLPNEQHVLSVQYSMLELA from the coding sequence ATGAGTCAAATCTATTCCCAACTCAAAGAGATTGAAGGTGTCGCGCTGAATCAAGAGCACGGTATTGAGATTATCGAAATCGATAATGATTTTGCCAAGGCGGTGATCACGACTCATGGCGCATCGGTATTGAGCTATGCGCCTCATGGGCAGCATGAGCTGTTGTGGGTAAGCGGTGAAGCGGTTTTTGACGGTTCCAAGCCGGTCAGAGGCGGCATTCCTGTTTGCTGGCCTTGGTTTGGCCAAGCGCGTGATTCGAGTTTGCCGGCACACGGTTTTGTGCGTAATATGACTTGGCAACTGGAAACGGTGCAAACCTTGGATACCGGAGAGACGCGAATATCTCTTGTCTGCCATTCATCTGAGGAAACTTTGGCAATATGGCCGCATAAATTTTCCCTCATGCTGACCATTGAAATCGGTCCAACACTGATTCTCACCCTAACCACCCATAATTTGAGTGATCAAACCTTAAGCATCACCGAAGCATTCCATACCTATTTTAACCTTGCTCCTGAGGGGCTTGAGATTAGAGGTATAGAAGGTTCGACTCATCTCAATAAATTGGTCGAAGACAGTTCGGCTGAATTGCAAGCACGGCCATTGGTATTGACTCCACCGAGAGACTCGGTGTTTTTGAACCAAACAGGCAATGTGTTTTTAGTCGACAACGATAATAAACGTCAAATCAAGATTGCCAAGCGTAATGCTTCTTCAAGCGTAGTCTGGAATCCCGGTGCAGATATCGTCAAGGGGTTTGCCGATATTCATAACGACGCCTGGACGCAGTTTGTCTGTGTTGAAAGTGGCAATGTTCTAGATAACTTTATTACAGTGTTACCTAACGAGCAGCATGTATTAAGCGTTCAATATTCCATGTTGGAGCTGGCTTGA
- the aroB gene encoding 3-dehydroquinate synthase translates to MKTLHVDLDERSYPIFIGQGLMGQAELVKPYVKGKQVLIVTNTTVAPLYLESCEKAFAEFDVHSVVLPDGEQYKNLQTLNLVFDELIGKRFDRSCTLVALGGGVIGDMTGFAAAAFQRGVNFIQMPTTLLSQVDSSVGGKTGVNHPMGKNMIGAFHQPQCVVIDTDTLNTLEDRQLSAGLAEVIKYGLIVDEPFFEWLEEHLEKLLARDPQTLSEAIERSCQNKAKIVALDEKEAGLRALFNLGHTFGHAIEAGMGYGNWLHGEGVSAGTMQAVYLSKLMGLLSESDEVRIAKIFERAKLPIKPPSSKQMNNKQFLDLMAGDKKVQAGKIRLVLLKRIGEAYVTSDYPAALLEQTLTEWR, encoded by the coding sequence GTGAAGACATTACATGTTGATTTAGATGAAAGAAGCTATCCGATTTTTATCGGTCAAGGCTTAATGGGGCAGGCCGAGTTGGTCAAGCCTTATGTAAAAGGCAAACAGGTATTGATTGTGACCAATACCACGGTTGCGCCGTTGTATTTGGAATCTTGCGAAAAGGCCTTTGCCGAGTTTGATGTCCATTCGGTAGTGCTGCCGGATGGTGAGCAGTATAAGAATCTGCAAACATTGAATTTGGTGTTTGATGAATTAATCGGTAAACGTTTTGACCGTAGCTGTACTTTGGTTGCGCTAGGCGGTGGTGTGATCGGTGATATGACCGGATTTGCCGCGGCCGCTTTCCAGCGTGGCGTGAATTTTATTCAAATGCCTACCACGCTATTGTCGCAGGTCGATTCTTCGGTCGGCGGCAAAACCGGGGTTAACCACCCGATGGGTAAAAACATGATTGGTGCCTTTCATCAGCCGCAATGCGTGGTGATTGATACCGATACCCTGAATACTCTGGAAGACCGCCAGCTGTCAGCAGGCTTGGCCGAAGTGATCAAGTACGGTTTGATTGTTGATGAGCCGTTTTTTGAATGGCTTGAAGAGCATTTGGAAAAGCTCTTGGCGCGAGACCCGCAAACTTTATCGGAAGCGATTGAGCGTTCTTGTCAGAACAAGGCAAAAATTGTCGCCTTGGATGAAAAAGAGGCCGGATTAAGAGCTTTATTCAATTTAGGCCATACTTTTGGCCACGCTATCGAAGCCGGAATGGGATATGGCAATTGGCTTCATGGAGAGGGAGTTAGCGCCGGTACCATGCAGGCGGTATACTTGTCTAAGTTAATGGGATTACTTTCTGAATCAGATGAAGTACGTATTGCGAAGATATTTGAGCGTGCTAAATTACCTATAAAGCCGCCATCATCTAAGCAGATGAATAATAAGCAGTTTCTTGATTTAATGGCTGGAGACAAAAAGGTTCAGGCCGGTAAAATTCGCTTGGTTTTATTAAAACGAATTGGCGAAGCCTATGTCACCAGTGATTATCCGGCGGCCCTGCTAGAGCAAACTTTAACAGAGTGGCGTTGA
- the aroK gene encoding shikimate kinase AroK yields MHKENIFLVGPMGAGKSTVGKLLAEKLHYEFVDSDHEIEARTGATIPMIFDIEGEQGFRSREAGMIDELTQRSQVVLATGGGAVETESNRQNLRSRGFVVYLKSPVDALLARTRHDRNRPLLQTDNPQKVLDELMQRREPWYLEMADLVIETQQVPVHRVVRQVIERLNEQQVI; encoded by the coding sequence ATGCATAAAGAAAACATATTTTTAGTTGGCCCCATGGGGGCTGGAAAGTCCACGGTAGGCAAGTTGTTGGCAGAAAAACTGCATTACGAATTTGTCGACAGTGACCATGAAATCGAAGCGCGTACCGGAGCCACGATTCCGATGATTTTCGATATTGAAGGTGAGCAAGGCTTTCGCAGCCGTGAAGCCGGTATGATTGATGAATTGACGCAGCGCTCACAGGTGGTTCTTGCCACCGGGGGTGGCGCGGTCGAAACCGAATCGAATCGTCAGAATCTGCGCAGTCGTGGCTTTGTTGTATACCTGAAATCACCGGTAGATGCGTTGCTGGCTCGAACCCGTCATGATCGTAATCGTCCGTTACTGCAAACCGATAATCCGCAAAAGGTGTTGGATGAGCTAATGCAGCGACGTGAACCTTGGTATTTGGAAATGGCCGACTTGGTGATTGAAACCCAGCAGGTACCGGTTCACCGAGTAGTCAGACAGGTGATAGAGCGTTTAAATGAACAGCAAGTGATTTGA
- the gmk gene encoding guanylate kinase has translation MKGSLFVVSAPSGAGKTSLVAKLIEKDPAIVVSISSTTRDKRPGEENGVNYHFLSVDEFQQRIEQGDFLEHAQVFDNFYGTSKSSVEKQLGAGKDVILEIDWQGAQQVRKLMPETISIFILPPSKQELRRRLTGRGTDSEEIIERRMADAESEMSHYAEFDYIVINNNFDIALEELNSIFKAQRLTQQRQYSSHKNLIHGLFEN, from the coding sequence ATGAAAGGTTCTTTATTTGTAGTGTCTGCGCCATCCGGAGCGGGAAAGACCTCTTTAGTTGCCAAATTAATTGAAAAAGATCCTGCCATTGTAGTGTCTATCTCCAGTACCACTCGTGATAAACGTCCTGGTGAAGAAAACGGCGTTAACTACCACTTTTTAAGCGTAGACGAATTTCAGCAAAGAATTGAGCAAGGCGACTTTCTAGAGCACGCTCAGGTGTTTGATAATTTTTACGGCACCTCAAAAAGCAGCGTTGAAAAACAACTGGGTGCCGGTAAAGATGTCATTCTTGAAATCGACTGGCAAGGTGCACAACAGGTTCGCAAATTGATGCCGGAAACCATCTCGATTTTTATCTTACCGCCGTCTAAACAAGAGCTGCGTCGCCGCTTGACCGGTCGAGGTACCGATAGCGAAGAGATTATTGAACGTCGAATGGCCGACGCGGAAAGCGAAATGTCTCACTATGCAGAATTTGATTACATCGTTATTAATAATAATTTCGATATCGCTTTAGAAGAACTCAATAGCATTTTTAAAGCTCAGAGACTGACACAACAGCGCCAGTACAGCAGCCATAAAAACTTGATTCATGGACTGTTTGAAAACTAA